The Humulus lupulus chromosome 3, drHumLupu1.1, whole genome shotgun sequence genome window below encodes:
- the LOC133824272 gene encoding uncharacterized protein LOC133824272 has translation MAEKARFLIPYAIGRHEFHVLDGELNGEVDLLNKTCTCGVFQIIGIPCAHALSGSLKRGVNFYSLCSDYYKIETWRSSYTESIYPTGNEEEWIVPHDIMTITVRTPAQKNPVGRPKKKQGRPKTKRHPSNGDKLVVPRKCSTCGGLGHNRATCKVRV, from the coding sequence ATGGCTGAGAAAGCTCGATTCTTGATTCCTTATGCAATAGGGAGGCATGAGTTCCATGTGTTAGATGGTGAGCTGAATGGTGAAGTCGACCTCCTGAATAAGACATGCACATGCGGCGTGTTTCAGATTATTGGTATCCCATGTGCTCATGCACTATCTGGATCCCTTAAGCGAGGGGTGAACTTTTATTCGTTGTGTTCAGATTACTATAAAATTGAGACATGGAGGTCCTCTTACACAGAATCTATATATCCTACTGGTAACGAGGAAGAGTGGATTGTTCCACATGACATTATGACAATAACAGTGAGAACACCTGCGCAGAAAAACCCGgttggtcgtccaaagaagaaacaaggtaggcCTAAGACGAAACGCCATCCTTCCAATGGAGATAAATTGGTTGTTCCACGCAAGTGCAGCACTTGTGGAGGTCTAGGCCATAATAGGGCAACTTGTAAAGTTCGTGTTTGA
- the LOC133822771 gene encoding uncharacterized protein LOC133822771, with protein MENRHWVLCEINFADWMITVFDSDHSNFSHNKLSELMEPWTRMLPSLLNASGMFKGHPKLKIARPKITVPNFDWRRMSTDIVPQSRTSGDCGVFAIKHLEFILGDIPLSYAIEDNIQYFRDKLCIDIFYENVYP; from the exons ATGGAAAATCGGCACTGGGTCCTTTGCGAAATAAATTTCGCTGATTGGATGATCACTGTATTTGACTCAGATCATTCTAACTTTAGCCATAATAAGTTGTCTGAGTTGATGGAGCCTTGGACTAGGATGCTTCCATCTTTACTCAACGCTTCTGGTATGTTTAAAGGACACCCCAAGTTAAAAATAGCTAGACCGAAGATCACCGTTCCAAACTTTGATTGGCGGCGCATGTCCACTGATATTGTCCCACAGTCTAGAACCAG CGGAGATTGCGGTGTATTCGCCATCAAACACTTGGAGTTCATTCTTGGAGACATTCCCTTATCATATGCCATCGAGGACAACATTCAGTACTTCAGGGATAAATTATGCATCGACATTTTTTATGAGAATGTGTACCCTTGA
- the LOC133824271 gene encoding uncharacterized protein LOC133824271: protein MPPKRIPPLEISMEDHYVGRMTYRGSGRLTKLKKRFEEHGLLGRVNESVFGPFFTAPPFSFSGALVHTLLLRKVKSPRGDEVHFLMGPNLCKFGVHEFAIITGLSCSCPPLAVDIEPHITSSRLVDTYFSVEPEKDIRFSILERAFSMCDVPDDLYKLGLVYFVEGILLGAENDNAIWRDSLSMVEDLDYFEKYPWGSLSFDTTVKQFNRDMKAIGGTIPGKKAKKIIEAESSKGFKVEAKYTCKGYPPALQYWAYETILDLQKEHAKPCGFKFPRMLQWESIGQPKHLHLKDVLARRHLSCISILRPRPNERDFFDAVYQRTEGDAPRYAMLQNMIQPAPEDGRPYDPEAEAVAVVEIAVEAGIFVEDAPTESAPDTSTEPTSAPAPAPGAYEEVLGEIARLSGAVDDVKATLGIVLKNQEVILEKLATLGSIPTPAPTPAHTHAPTPTDDVEYDILPSCYEPSVGEATPSQPVQTVLGKRTRQRPVRYEDYTPAAKKPKFKDPVTILPLKVLDQDMLTTFNRWVLGEIDNSRPRKLECCDRTPKL from the exons ATGCCACCCAAACGTATCCCACCACTTGAGATCTCTATGGAGGATCATTATGTCGGTCGTATGACCTATAGGGGTTCCGGGAGGttaacaaaattgaagaaaagatTTGAGGAGCATGGATTGTTGGGGAGGGTGAATGAGTCTGTTTTTGGACCATTCTTCACAGCCCCTCCCTTTTCGTTCTCTGGGGCATTGGTTCACACACTACTTTTGCGGAAGGTCAAGTCTCCGCGTGGCGATGAGGTGCACTTCTTGATGGGCCCAAACTTATGTAAGTTTGGGGTGCACGAGTTCGCCATTATCACCGGCCTGAGCTGCTCCTGTCCACCACTTGCCGTTGACATTGAACCTCACATTACTTCCTCCCGCCTAGTTGATACATATTTCAGTGTGGAACCCGAAAAAGACATTCGGTTCAGTATCTTGGAACGAGCTTTTAGTATGTGCGATGTACCTGATGATTTGTACAAGCTCGGTTTGGTTTACTTTGTGGAGGGGATACTATTAGGCGCTGAGAACGACAATGCTATTTGGCGAGATTCATTGTCGATGGTCGAGGATTTAGATTATTTTGAGAAGTATCCATGGGGATCCCTTTCATTCGATACAACTGTGAAACAATTCAATAGAGATATGAAAGCGATTGGTGGTACAATACCAGGTAAGAAGGCGAAGAAGATCATTGAGGCGGAGTCTTCTAAGGGTTTTAAGGTGGAGGCAAAGTACACTTGCAAGGGGTATCCACCAGCCTTGCAATATTGGGCGTACGAGACAATTCTTGATTTACAGAAGGAACACGCCAAGCCCTGTGGATTCAAGTTCCCTAGGATGCTACAGTGGGAGAGCATAGGCCAGCCGAAGCATTTGCATTTGAAGGATGTACTTGCGAGGAGACAT TtgtcatgcatttctatcctaaggCCTCGACCAAATGAGCGAGACTTCTTTGATGCCGTATATCAGAGGACAGAGGGGGATGCTCCTAGGTATGCGATGCTGCAGAATATGATCCAGCCTGCACCAGAGGATGGAAGACCTTACGATCCTGAGGCAGAGGCTGTTGCGGTGGTTGAGATAGCCGTTGAGGCTGGCATATTTGTGGAGGATGCCCCGACAGAGTCTGCTCCAGATACTAGTACAGAACCTActtctgctcctgctcctgctcctggggCTTATGAAGAGGTGTTGGGTGAGATAGCCAGACTATCAGGTGCAGTGGACGATGTTAAGGCCACTCTAGGTATCGTCCTTAAAAATCAAGAAGTCATATTAGAGAAGCTGGCAACTCTAGGTAGTATACCTACTCCTGCACCTACTCCTGCACATACTCATGCACCCACTCCAACAGATGATGTAGAGTACGACATTCTCCCCTCATGTTACGAGCCTTCTGTTGGAGAAGCCACACCTTCTCAGCCAGTGCAGACGGTCTTAG GTAAGCGTACTAGACAGAGACCAGTAAGGTACGAGGACTATACTCCAGCAGCCAAGAAACCAAAGTTCAAGGACCCAGTTACGATCCTTCCTTTAAAGGTGTTGGATCAAGATATGTTGACAACTTTTAACCGATGGGTACTCGGTGAGATTGATAACAGCAGACCGAGGAAGTTGGAATGTTGTGATAGGACCCCT AAACTGTAA